One window from the genome of Sphingomicrobium arenosum encodes:
- a CDS encoding UbiH/UbiF/VisC/COQ6 family ubiquinone biosynthesis hydroxylase, whose translation MSDVIIQGGGLVGLAFAAALDSAGLKATLVDPADPDARANTAFDGRTSAVSSSSQRMFDVVGITDHFPQPGCPIETIRVADGLQPGALSFDADEDGPLGFMHENRHLRSALIARARAAKHLDLRFGRHAVQTVRDAHGVRMTLDDGSEIAAPLLVAAEGRNSPSRAAAGIRVATWKYDHDAIVSVLSHEKPHEGVAWEIFYPQGPFALLPMNDLEDGTHRSAIVWSVPKENSAGLLKLSDEDFAGEAQAAAGGFLGKFAMLNPRSTYPLGYHRTARVTDERLVLIGDAAHGVHPIAGQGVNLGYRDAAALAEVLVEGRRLGMDLGDATLLERYARWRGVDALGVALSTDGFVRMFGVPGRTASAVRRLGMGLIDRIGPLKERLKAEAQGTSGDLPLLLRGLPI comes from the coding sequence ATGAGCGATGTCATCATCCAGGGCGGCGGTCTCGTCGGCCTCGCTTTCGCCGCCGCGCTCGACAGCGCGGGCCTCAAGGCCACGCTGGTCGACCCCGCCGACCCCGACGCGCGCGCCAATACCGCCTTCGACGGGCGCACCAGCGCGGTCAGTTCCTCCTCGCAGCGGATGTTCGATGTCGTCGGCATCACCGACCATTTCCCGCAGCCCGGCTGTCCGATCGAGACGATCCGGGTCGCCGACGGCCTTCAGCCGGGCGCGCTGTCTTTCGATGCAGACGAGGACGGGCCGCTGGGGTTCATGCATGAAAACAGACACTTGCGCTCGGCCCTGATCGCGCGGGCGCGCGCGGCCAAGCATCTCGACCTGCGCTTCGGGCGCCATGCGGTGCAGACGGTGCGCGATGCCCATGGCGTGCGCATGACGCTCGACGATGGCAGCGAGATCGCCGCGCCCTTGCTGGTCGCGGCCGAGGGGCGCAATTCGCCGAGCCGTGCGGCGGCGGGCATTCGCGTCGCGACCTGGAAATATGACCATGACGCGATCGTCTCGGTGTTGAGCCACGAAAAGCCGCACGAAGGCGTGGCGTGGGAGATTTTCTATCCGCAGGGCCCATTCGCGCTCTTGCCGATGAACGATCTTGAAGACGGGACGCATCGCTCTGCGATCGTCTGGTCGGTGCCCAAGGAGAATAGCGCGGGGCTGCTCAAGCTCTCGGACGAGGATTTCGCAGGCGAGGCGCAGGCGGCGGCGGGTGGTTTCCTCGGCAAGTTCGCGATGCTCAACCCGCGCTCGACCTATCCGCTCGGCTATCACCGCACCGCGCGGGTGACCGACGAGCGGCTGGTGTTGATCGGCGATGCCGCCCATGGCGTGCATCCGATCGCGGGGCAGGGGGTGAACCTTGGCTATCGCGATGCGGCGGCGCTGGCTGAAGTGCTGGTCGAGGGGCGCAGGCTGGGGATGGACCTCGGCGATGCGACGCTGCTCGAGCGTTATGCGCGCTGGCGCGGGGTCGATGCCTTGGGCGTGGCGCTGTCGACCGATGGTTTCGTGCGCATGTTCGGGGTTCCGGGGCGCACCGCGTCGGCGGTGCGGCGGCTGGGCATGGGGCTGATCGATAGGATCGGCCCGCTGAAAGAACGGCTGAAGGCCGAGGCGCAAGGCACCTCTGGCGACCTGCCGCTCCTGCTGCGCGGATTGCCGATCTGA